One Methanomassiliicoccales archaeon genomic window, CGGAGGAAATCATCCGCGGGCTACTACGTCTAAAGAAACCCCGTTTTTTGATCTCCCTGAAGACGCGGTGCGGTTTGTGTTCGACCTTAACTTCATGGGAACTTTTTTGGCCTGCCAAGTGTTCGGAAAGATCATGGCTGAACAAAGAGAAGGGGTGATCCTGAACATCGCTTCTATGAATGCTATTCGGCCTCTTACCCGTATTCCCGCGTACTCCGCAGCCAAAGCGGCCGTGGCCAACTTCACCCAGTGGTTGGCCGTTCATATGGCCCAAGAGTATTCCCCAAAAATCCGCGTTGTGGCCATTGCTCCGGGTTTCTTCCTCACCGAACAAAACCGCTACCTCCTTCTTGATGAAAAAGGCGAGCTCACCGAGCGAGGAAGACAAATTATCGCCCATACTCCTATGGGACGCTTTGGAGAACCTCAGGACCTTTTGGGCGTGGTGCGCTGGCTTCTCTCTCCGGCGGCTGCGTTTGTGACGGGCGTTGTCATCCCCATTGATGGAGGGTTCTCCGCTTACGCCGGTGTGTGAAAACCCCGTGACGCGTAACGAGTAACGCGTGATGGGTGAGAGTGAAAAGGTTTACAAAAAACTCGGTTTGACAGGAATGGTGTTTTAGGAGGCCAAGATGAGCAAGGGCAAAAACGTGGTAGTGCTCATGGGCGGAGGACCGACCGTAGTGATCAATAACTCCCTGCGCGCCATCGTTGAAGCCTGCTCAGCTTATTCGGAGCGTTTCGGAACCGTTTACGGAGCCTGGCACGGGGTGGAGGGGCTTTTGCGTGAGGAGCTCCTCAATCTTTCCGCTCAACCAAAGGAGGAAATCGCCCTTCTTCGCACCACCCCTGCGGCCGGAGCCATCGGCACCACCCGCTATAGGCTTGTACACGAAGAGGACCTTCGGCGAATCATCGAGGTCCTAAAAGCTCACAAGATCGGCTATTTCTTCGGGATCGGCGGAAACGACACGCAAGAGGTGTGCTTAAAGGTGGCTGAGGCCGCCGCGGCCGCGAATTACGAACTCATTGTTGTGGGGGTCCCCAAAACCATTGACAACGATCTTGGGGACCCTGAGCTGCGTCTTGTGGACCACACTCCGGGCTATGGTTCGGTGGCGCGGTATTGGGCTTGGACTTTACAGTGCCTTGAAGAGGAAAACCGCGGATCGGCTCCTGCGGACCCGGTTTTGGTGGTCCAAGCCATGGGAAGGAGGATCGGGTTCATCCCGGCCGCCTCAAGGCTCGCCGACCCGGAGCGGGAATTTCCCTTGCTCATCCTTTTCGCCGAAGCGCCCCTTCCTTTGGAAGAGGTGGCAGATCACGTAGCCGATTTGGTAAGGCGAAAAGGGCGTGCCATAG contains:
- a CDS encoding SDR family oxidoreductase; its protein translation is MMQELYGKVAVITGGGGVLPSAIAEGLAKDGVRCVLLDLAEEKAQAALERIRQAGSDGLALKADVLSRADLEKAAEQTLRSFGQVDFLINGAGGNHPRATTSKETPFFDLPEDAVRFVFDLNFMGTFLACQVFGKIMAEQREGVILNIASMNAIRPLTRIPAYSAAKAAVANFTQWLAVHMAQEYSPKIRVVAIAPGFFLTEQNRYLLLDEKGELTERGRQIIAHTPMGRFGEPQDLLGVVRWLLSPAAAFVTGVVIPIDGGFSAYAGV
- a CDS encoding diphosphate--fructose-6-phosphate 1-phosphotransferase, which encodes MSKGKNVVVLMGGGPTVVINNSLRAIVEACSAYSERFGTVYGAWHGVEGLLREELLNLSAQPKEEIALLRTTPAAGAIGTTRYRLVHEEDLRRIIEVLKAHKIGYFFGIGGNDTQEVCLKVAEAAAAANYELIVVGVPKTIDNDLGDPELRLVDHTPGYGSVARYWAWTLQCLEEENRGSAPADPVLVVQAMGRRIGFIPAASRLADPEREFPLLILFAEAPLPLEEVADHVADLVRRKGRAIVVVSEGFPVGELGARTDSFGHAAFSSAKLSAAQVLATYLNEKGLPSRGLARWQVPGTEQRDAILYTSPVDLKEAYAVGCVAVELAVKGISRVMVTIRRAEESVYRPEFGTVALSEVAGKDRPFPRGWIASSQVDVTDEFIRYARPLLGEDLVSVPIVDGRLRFARLKPIFAEKLLPSYTPAAYRGRR